In Gracilimonas sp., a single window of DNA contains:
- the rnc gene encoding ribonuclease III yields MPQWFRSLFSKKKKSDLSPELKSRIENLERIVGLQIDDPSLFLKALRHRSTLSQEQYETYDSYERLEFLGDAVLDLIAAEILFNDYPEKDEGFLTKVRAKLVRGDTLSSFSKELGLEELMELGERNGGGKISKSILADAFESIIAAIYITKGYRQAYQFVDRVIKNNLVIEELINTVDNYKSVLLEYAQAQKMSIPQYELISESGPGHNRTFLVKVMIGENEYGQGKGKSKKKAEQRAAKQALKKLKA; encoded by the coding sequence ATGCCGCAATGGTTTAGATCACTTTTCAGTAAAAAGAAGAAGTCAGATCTTAGCCCTGAACTTAAAAGCAGAATTGAGAATCTCGAGAGGATCGTTGGTTTGCAAATCGACGATCCTTCTTTGTTTCTAAAAGCCTTGCGCCATCGTTCCACGCTCTCTCAGGAGCAGTATGAAACTTATGATTCATATGAAAGACTCGAGTTTTTGGGTGATGCTGTTTTGGATTTGATTGCAGCTGAAATACTTTTCAATGATTATCCGGAAAAGGATGAAGGTTTTTTAACCAAAGTAAGAGCAAAACTTGTAAGAGGAGACACACTTTCTTCTTTTTCAAAAGAATTGGGCCTTGAGGAGTTAATGGAATTAGGGGAGAGAAATGGCGGTGGAAAAATATCTAAAAGCATTCTGGCCGATGCGTTTGAATCTATTATTGCTGCTATTTATATAACCAAAGGATACCGGCAAGCCTACCAATTTGTGGACCGCGTAATTAAGAACAACCTGGTAATTGAAGAATTAATAAACACCGTTGATAATTACAAAAGTGTTCTTCTTGAATATGCACAGGCTCAAAAAATGTCCATACCACAGTATGAATTAATCAGTGAAAGCGGTCCCGGCCATAACCGAACTTTTCTGGTAAAAGTGATGATTGGGGAAAATGAATATGGTCAGGGTAAGGGTAAGAGTAAGAAAAAGGCTGAGCAAAGAGCTGCTAAACAAGCCCTGAAAAAGCTAAAGGCCTGA
- the fabF gene encoding beta-ketoacyl-ACP synthase II: MSTRRVVVTGIGAFTPIGKSAPDFWNGLVSGKSGVRLVEHFDTTDFATKFAAQIEGYEPTDYFDRKEARRLDKVAQYALIASGEAIEDSKLDLDKIDKDEVAVLVGTGIGGMETFYEQSVSFHEHGPRGVSPFFIPMLIPDIVSGQISIKYGFRGPNFCAVSACATGSHNIGLAYDSIRYGQADYAVAGGTEAPVTRIGISGFNSMKAMSTRNDSPETASRPFDKDRDGFVLGEGAGIFILESLDSALERGARIYGEIKGYGFSADAYHITAPDPDGNGVTLAMTRAMKAAGIEPEDVDHINMHGTSTPLGDIAETNTIKKVFGEHSKTLNLNSTKSMHGHTLGAAGAIESIATLLSIYHGMVPPTINIENQDPECDLNYTANEAVVRDVKYALNNAFGFGGHNSTLVFNKYKD; this comes from the coding sequence ATGAGCACTCGCAGAGTTGTTGTTACGGGTATCGGTGCTTTTACCCCAATTGGTAAAAGTGCGCCAGACTTTTGGAACGGTTTAGTTTCAGGGAAAAGCGGTGTTCGCTTAGTCGAACATTTCGATACGACTGACTTCGCCACAAAATTTGCTGCTCAGATTGAGGGCTACGAACCCACTGATTATTTCGATCGCAAAGAAGCCAGGAGGCTTGATAAGGTTGCACAATATGCCCTTATTGCTTCCGGTGAAGCTATCGAAGACAGTAAACTTGATCTGGATAAAATTGATAAAGATGAAGTTGCTGTATTGGTGGGTACCGGGATTGGCGGGATGGAAACATTCTATGAACAATCAGTATCATTTCATGAGCATGGTCCAAGAGGAGTATCTCCTTTCTTTATTCCAATGCTCATTCCTGATATTGTATCCGGGCAAATATCTATTAAATATGGTTTCAGAGGTCCTAATTTCTGTGCAGTTTCTGCATGTGCCACCGGGTCTCATAATATTGGCCTTGCATATGATTCCATTCGTTACGGACAGGCAGATTATGCTGTAGCCGGAGGTACCGAAGCACCTGTAACACGCATCGGGATATCAGGTTTTAACAGCATGAAGGCCATGTCTACAAGGAATGATTCACCGGAAACAGCCTCGAGGCCATTCGATAAGGATCGAGATGGTTTTGTGCTGGGAGAAGGGGCCGGAATCTTTATACTGGAAAGTTTGGATTCTGCACTTGAACGTGGTGCTCGTATTTATGGTGAAATCAAAGGATATGGTTTTTCAGCAGATGCGTATCACATTACTGCTCCTGATCCTGATGGAAATGGCGTTACATTGGCTATGACCAGAGCTATGAAGGCAGCGGGAATAGAACCGGAAGATGTTGATCATATTAATATGCATGGTACCTCAACTCCGCTGGGAGATATTGCTGAAACCAATACGATCAAAAAGGTTTTTGGAGAACATTCAAAGACTTTAAACCTGAACTCAACTAAGAGTATGCATGGCCATACTCTTGGGGCGGCCGGGGCAATTGAGTCTATAGCTACATTGCTTTCCATTTACCATGGTATGGTACCGCCTACTATTAATATTGAGAATCAGGACCCGGAGTGTGATTTAAATTACACTGCAAATGAAGCTGTTGTTCGTGATGTCAAATATGCTTTGAATAATGCTTTTGGTTTTGGCGGCCATAATTCCACCTTAGTGTTTAATAAATACAAGGATTAA
- a CDS encoding acyl carrier protein: MSQDVESKVKAIIVDKLGVDESEVAADANFTNDLGADSLDTVELIMEFEKEFDLSIPDEDAENIATVGDAVTYLSGKLS; this comes from the coding sequence ATGTCACAAGACGTAGAATCAAAAGTAAAAGCTATCATAGTAGATAAACTTGGTGTAGATGAATCAGAAGTAGCAGCAGATGCTAACTTTACCAATGACCTTGGAGCTGATTCTCTGGATACCGTAGAATTAATTATGGAATTCGAAAAAGAATTCGATCTTAGCATTCCGGATGAAGACGCGGAAAATATTGCCACAGTAGGGGACGCAGTTACCTACCTATCCGGAAAATTATCCTAA
- the fabG gene encoding 3-oxoacyl-[acyl-carrier-protein] reductase: protein MSLSLEGKTCLVTGGSRGIGRAIALKLADFGADVAITYARSADAAEEVKAEIEKRGQKSKALQADAVSLERAEEVINEVVNDWGKLDVIVNNAGITKDNLILRMSEDQWDDVITTNLKSVFNYSKAAAKPMMRNRGGSIINISSVVGISGNAGQSNYAASKAGIIGFTKSYAKELASRNIRANVIAPGYILTDMTGELDEKVLEGIKSETPLGRAGEADEVADAVVFLSSDMSSYITGEVIRVDGGMAM, encoded by the coding sequence ATGAGTTTATCGTTAGAAGGAAAGACCTGTTTAGTAACCGGAGGAAGCCGGGGAATTGGACGCGCAATTGCGCTCAAGCTCGCTGACTTTGGAGCGGATGTAGCCATTACCTATGCGCGTTCAGCCGATGCGGCGGAAGAAGTAAAAGCCGAGATCGAAAAAAGAGGACAAAAAAGTAAGGCATTACAAGCTGATGCCGTCAGTTTAGAACGTGCTGAAGAAGTGATAAATGAGGTTGTTAATGATTGGGGCAAACTGGACGTAATTGTAAATAATGCAGGTATTACCAAAGACAACCTTATACTCAGAATGAGTGAAGATCAATGGGATGACGTGATTACTACAAATTTAAAGAGCGTTTTTAATTACTCAAAAGCTGCTGCCAAGCCCATGATGAGAAATCGTGGAGGATCTATTATCAATATAAGCTCTGTGGTCGGCATTTCCGGAAATGCCGGACAGAGCAATTACGCAGCATCAAAGGCCGGGATTATCGGATTTACAAAATCATATGCAAAAGAACTCGCATCCAGAAATATTCGTGCAAATGTAATAGCTCCGGGATATATTCTCACCGACATGACAGGTGAATTGGATGAAAAAGTTTTAGAAGGAATTAAATCAGAAACGCCATTGGGTAGGGCAGGGGAAGCTGATGAAGTAGCTGATGCTGTTGTATTCCTTTCATCCGACATGAGTTCGTATATTACCGGCGAAGTTATTCGCGTAGATGGCGGGATGGCAATGTAA